The Desulfobacterales bacterium genome window below encodes:
- a CDS encoding 4Fe-4S binding protein, translating into VAAKECWDCKECFELCPTEALQAAYLLTQSLTSHPPSLESQSDD; encoded by the coding sequence GTCGCTGCCAAGGAATGCTGGGATTGCAAAGAATGTTTTGAGCTGTGCCCGACCGAAGCACTGCAGGCCGCTTACCTATTAACCCAGTCGCTGACTTCTCATCCACCTTCTCTCGAATCCCAATCAGACGATTAA